The Algoriphagus sanaruensis genome window below encodes:
- a CDS encoding trans-sulfuration enzyme family protein — protein MKFETLAIHKGNLITDKNKPVVQPITLSTTFEHGNEAGALYTRASNPNRSALEEVIAALEKGKEAAAFSSGNAAGTAVYQALEPGSHIIAPDDMYHGLHNSMTMLFKGIHEVTFVDMSNLEAVKAAIKPNTRLFWVESPSNPLLKITDIRAISALAKAQKALLACDNTFATPVFQNPLLLGADIVMHSSTKYFGGHSDILGGALVTKETDDFWAKIRTVQRVGGAVPSPADCYWLTRSIRTLAYRMKGHAEHAMILAEFLSNHPKVEEVFYPGLKSHRGHEIAAGQMSGFGGIVSFTVKGGAAEADDVVSKLHLFANATSLGGVESLIERRAAVEGPDTLTPPNLLRVSVGLEHTDDLLEDLDQALS, from the coding sequence ATGAAATTCGAAACTTTAGCCATCCATAAGGGTAACCTTATCACAGATAAAAATAAACCAGTTGTTCAACCGATTACCCTGAGTACCACCTTTGAGCATGGGAATGAGGCAGGCGCTTTGTATACCCGAGCCTCAAATCCCAATCGATCGGCATTAGAGGAGGTTATTGCTGCTTTGGAAAAAGGCAAAGAAGCAGCTGCTTTTTCCTCAGGGAATGCGGCAGGAACGGCGGTTTATCAGGCACTTGAACCTGGATCTCATATTATTGCACCAGACGACATGTACCATGGATTACATAATTCCATGACGATGCTTTTTAAGGGAATTCATGAGGTGACTTTTGTAGATATGAGTAATCTAGAGGCTGTAAAAGCTGCCATCAAGCCTAATACGAGATTGTTTTGGGTAGAATCCCCGTCAAACCCACTTTTGAAAATAACAGATATCCGTGCTATTTCTGCCTTGGCAAAAGCTCAAAAGGCTTTGCTTGCATGCGATAATACCTTTGCCACTCCCGTTTTTCAGAACCCACTTCTTCTAGGAGCTGACATTGTGATGCACAGTAGCACCAAATATTTTGGAGGTCATTCCGATATTCTAGGAGGAGCTTTGGTTACGAAAGAGACGGATGACTTTTGGGCAAAAATCCGAACTGTTCAGCGTGTGGGAGGAGCAGTTCCTTCACCGGCTGATTGTTATTGGCTAACTCGAAGTATTCGTACTCTTGCCTATCGTATGAAGGGGCATGCTGAGCATGCCATGATTTTGGCTGAGTTTCTTTCGAATCATCCCAAAGTTGAGGAGGTGTTCTATCCAGGTCTTAAATCCCATCGGGGTCATGAAATAGCTGCAGGTCAAATGAGCGGATTTGGTGGAATTGTCTCATTTACCGTCAAAGGTGGGGCAGCTGAAGCCGATGATGTAGTTTCCAAATTGCATTTGTTTGCCAATGCCACGAGTTTGGGAGGAGTGGAAAGCCTAATCGAGCGCCGTGCAGCAGTTGAAGGTCCCGATACGCTAACTCCACCTAATTTGCTTCGAGTTTCTGTTGGTCTTGAACATACCGATGATTTGCTGGAGGATTTAGATCAAGCCTTAAGTTGA
- a CDS encoding DUF4293 domain-containing protein, protein MIQRIQTIFLFLVVVAMGVTIGTELWTQTGISNGDSWHLSAFALTNLDAQSEVIESTSKWYLAALASFAGLLALISIFQYKNRARQMMLNMINSLVMVSLVATTFLTTNGINSEIQAQSGGSYGIGFWAILVAMVMNMLANRFIKKDEALVRSVDRIR, encoded by the coding sequence ATGATTCAGCGAATACAAACGATCTTTTTGTTTCTGGTGGTAGTGGCTATGGGCGTTACAATTGGAACCGAACTTTGGACCCAAACTGGAATTTCGAATGGGGATTCTTGGCATTTGTCGGCATTTGCGCTGACCAATTTGGATGCGCAAAGCGAAGTGATCGAATCTACTTCTAAATGGTACTTGGCTGCCCTTGCTTCTTTTGCAGGTCTTCTGGCATTGATTTCGATTTTTCAGTACAAGAATAGAGCCCGTCAAATGATGCTTAATATGATCAACTCCTTAGTGATGGTGTCTTTGGTAGCTACTACATTTCTGACCACTAATGGGATCAATTCTGAAATTCAAGCACAAAGCGGAGGTTCATATGGAATTGGTTTTTGGGCGATTTTAGTAGCTATGGTTATGAATATGCTCGCCAATCGATTTATCAAAAAAGATGAGGCGCTCGTCCGATCTGTAGACCGAATTCGATAA
- the truA gene encoding tRNA pseudouridine(38-40) synthase TruA, translated as MSDQQRYFLELSYKGSPFHGWQIQNNAFTVQECIENALSTYLRTPIQIMGSGRTDTGVHASMQVCHFDYPNGSLPENFLKGINAILPKEIAIHSYRRVKPDAHSRFDAVSRSYVYRITFRKNPFLDELAWQIFNHPDVEKMNQAAQLLLIHEDFECFSKVHTEVNHFRCKILKAYWEQKDDQLLFHITANRFLRGMVRAIVGTLMEIGYGQRNLEDFEALIESRDRNKAGKAAPAKGLFLSQIIYPTEIYLD; from the coding sequence ATGTCGGATCAGCAACGCTATTTTCTGGAATTAAGTTATAAAGGCTCGCCATTTCATGGATGGCAAATTCAAAACAACGCCTTCACCGTACAGGAATGCATTGAGAACGCCCTAAGCACTTATCTGCGTACTCCAATCCAGATCATGGGCAGCGGCAGAACGGACACAGGGGTCCATGCTTCGATGCAGGTTTGTCACTTCGATTATCCGAATGGCTCACTCCCTGAAAATTTCCTAAAAGGAATCAATGCCATCCTGCCAAAAGAAATTGCCATTCATTCCTATCGAAGAGTAAAGCCCGATGCCCATTCACGATTTGATGCAGTCAGCCGATCGTACGTTTACCGAATTACTTTTCGCAAAAATCCATTTTTAGACGAGCTGGCTTGGCAAATTTTTAATCACCCTGATGTCGAAAAAATGAATCAAGCTGCCCAACTACTTCTCATACATGAAGATTTTGAATGCTTTAGCAAGGTTCACACAGAAGTCAATCATTTTAGATGTAAGATTTTAAAAGCCTATTGGGAACAAAAAGATGACCAATTGTTATTTCATATAACCGCTAATCGGTTTTTGCGTGGCATGGTACGGGCGATAGTTGGAACTTTGATGGAGATAGGTTATGGACAACGTAACCTAGAAGACTTCGAAGCATTGATCGAGTCTCGAGATCGAAACAAAGCCGGAAAAGCTGCTCCTGCAAAAGGCTTATTTTTGAGCCAGATTATTTACCCAACTGAAATTTACCTAGACTGA
- a CDS encoding ABC transporter ATP-binding protein, translated as MSLEKEKESAGEIIDFKVLRQLYGFVQPYRFQFYSLVFLTIALAVLAPMRPYFIQIAIDEHVALGDMSGLINIVYLLIGLMILQAVVQWAHTYYSGWIGQVIIKDIRVKLYKHLLKLRLKFFDNTPIGRLVTRNISDIETLADVFSEGLAAIIGDLLQIITILGVMFYIDWKLTLVSLSTLPLMIISTYVFKEKIKVTFNDVRNAVSNLNSFLQEHITGMNIVQIFNREKREFEKFKEINREHRTAHIRSVLYYSVYFPVAEIIQAIGIGLVVWYGAVGVLGMELQIGILISFIMYLQLFFRPIRMIADRFNTLQMGVVSSSRIFKLLASSEHIANEGSFKPEKIHGNIRLENVWFAYTEEEYVLKNINFEVQKGQTIALVGATGAGKSSIINLISRFYEINKGQILIDGTDIREFELGILRKHIGVVLQDVFLFSNSIYYNITLGNPNITREQVMEAAELVGARKFIERLPGGLDYNVMERGSTLSVGQRQLISFVRAMVYNPEILILDEATSSVDTETEELIQESIEKMMKGRTSIVIAHRLSTIQKADQIIVLHKGEIVETGTHDSLLEKGGYYTQLHQMQLKTMAI; from the coding sequence TTGAGCTTAGAAAAAGAAAAAGAATCCGCAGGCGAAATCATTGATTTCAAAGTCCTCAGGCAGCTGTATGGATTCGTCCAACCTTATCGGTTTCAGTTTTATTCATTGGTTTTTTTAACCATCGCTTTGGCTGTATTGGCTCCCATGCGGCCCTATTTCATCCAAATTGCTATCGATGAGCATGTGGCCTTGGGCGACATGTCAGGATTGATCAATATTGTCTATTTGCTGATTGGGTTGATGATCCTGCAGGCAGTCGTTCAGTGGGCACACACCTATTATTCAGGTTGGATCGGACAAGTCATTATCAAAGATATCCGGGTCAAGCTTTACAAACACCTTCTCAAACTCCGACTGAAATTTTTTGACAATACCCCGATCGGACGATTGGTCACGCGAAACATTTCCGATATCGAAACTCTCGCAGATGTATTTAGTGAAGGATTGGCCGCCATCATTGGAGACTTACTCCAGATAATCACCATCCTAGGTGTGATGTTTTACATTGATTGGAAGCTCACACTAGTCAGCTTAAGCACACTTCCACTGATGATTATTTCCACATATGTGTTTAAAGAAAAAATCAAGGTGACCTTCAACGATGTTCGAAATGCAGTCTCCAACCTCAATTCCTTTCTTCAGGAGCATATCACTGGAATGAACATCGTGCAGATTTTCAATCGGGAAAAAAGAGAGTTTGAAAAATTCAAAGAAATCAATCGAGAACACCGCACGGCGCATATCCGATCAGTATTATACTATTCCGTTTACTTTCCAGTTGCAGAGATTATTCAAGCCATTGGAATTGGCTTGGTTGTCTGGTACGGAGCAGTAGGAGTCTTGGGTATGGAGCTTCAAATCGGTATTTTGATTTCTTTTATCATGTATCTGCAGCTGTTTTTCCGTCCTATTCGGATGATTGCTGACCGGTTCAACACCCTTCAAATGGGTGTCGTAAGTTCTTCAAGGATTTTTAAGCTTTTGGCTTCTTCCGAGCACATTGCCAATGAAGGGAGCTTTAAGCCTGAAAAAATTCACGGAAACATTCGATTGGAAAATGTCTGGTTTGCCTATACTGAGGAAGAATACGTGTTGAAAAACATCAATTTCGAAGTACAAAAAGGACAAACCATTGCACTCGTTGGAGCTACGGGAGCAGGAAAATCTTCCATCATCAATTTGATTTCAAGATTCTATGAAATCAACAAAGGGCAAATTTTAATCGATGGAACAGATATCCGGGAATTTGAACTTGGAATCTTGAGAAAACATATTGGTGTCGTGCTGCAAGATGTTTTCCTTTTCTCTAATAGTATTTATTACAATATCACGCTTGGAAACCCTAACATTACTCGAGAACAAGTGATGGAGGCAGCCGAACTTGTTGGGGCAAGAAAGTTTATTGAGCGTCTGCCTGGCGGGCTAGATTACAATGTAATGGAGCGGGGATCTACGCTTTCAGTGGGTCAAAGACAATTGATTTCATTTGTGCGAGCCATGGTTTACAATCCGGAAATTTTGATTTTGGATGAAGCTACTTCCTCTGTGGATACTGAAACTGAGGAGCTGATTCAGGAGTCCATTGAAAAAATGATGAAGGGAAGAACTTCCATTGTGATCGCTCACCGACTTTCGACCATCCAAAAAGCAGATCAAATTATTGTCCTTCACAAAGGCGAGATTGTGGAAACGGGAACTCATGACAGCCTCTTGGAAAAAGGCGGATATTATACCCAGCTTCACCAAATGCAGCTTAAAACCATGGCAATCTAA
- the hemE gene encoding uroporphyrinogen decarboxylase, with the protein MQLQNDLLLRAARGEKTERTPVWLMRQAGRILPEYRAVRDSVSGFIELAQTPELAAEVTIQPVDILGVDAAIIFSDILVIPEAMGLPYEMVEKRGPWFPETVRSESDLKKLRVADGDNDLKYVIDAIQITKKNLQGRVPLIGFAGAPWTIFAYMVEGSGSKTFSKSREKLYRDSVFSHKLLQFITDSTINYLKAQIRAGADLVQIFDSWAGILGPKQYEEFSLRYISQICDAITEVPVTVFAKGAFFAREAMGKLNCETIGLDWNMGISESRKLIGDTKTLQGNLDPAALYGNEEQVRKATLDMMAEFQGSRHIANLGHGLYPDIDPEMVKVFIQTVKEF; encoded by the coding sequence ATGCAACTTCAAAATGATCTGCTGCTGAGAGCGGCAAGAGGTGAAAAAACAGAACGAACCCCAGTATGGCTGATGCGTCAGGCTGGAAGAATTCTTCCCGAATATCGAGCAGTACGTGATTCTGTCAGTGGATTTATCGAACTAGCCCAAACTCCTGAACTAGCTGCAGAGGTCACCATCCAACCCGTAGATATTCTTGGCGTGGATGCTGCGATTATTTTTTCAGACATTTTGGTAATTCCAGAAGCCATGGGGCTTCCCTATGAAATGGTCGAAAAACGTGGCCCTTGGTTTCCAGAGACTGTTCGGTCTGAATCTGACCTAAAAAAGCTTCGAGTAGCTGATGGAGACAATGATTTAAAATATGTCATTGATGCCATTCAAATCACCAAAAAAAATCTCCAAGGTAGAGTTCCTCTTATTGGCTTTGCTGGGGCGCCTTGGACTATTTTCGCGTACATGGTGGAAGGAAGTGGCAGTAAAACATTTTCCAAGTCACGAGAAAAACTCTATCGAGACTCGGTCTTTTCTCACAAGCTTCTTCAATTCATTACAGACTCAACGATCAATTACCTAAAAGCTCAAATCCGAGCTGGAGCAGATCTGGTGCAGATTTTTGATAGCTGGGCTGGAATACTTGGTCCCAAGCAATATGAAGAATTTTCGCTTCGATACATCTCCCAAATCTGCGACGCGATCACAGAAGTGCCTGTAACCGTTTTTGCAAAGGGTGCCTTTTTTGCGCGAGAAGCGATGGGAAAACTCAATTGCGAAACGATTGGATTGGACTGGAATATGGGGATTTCGGAATCAAGAAAGTTAATTGGCGATACTAAAACCCTTCAGGGGAATTTAGACCCTGCTGCCCTTTATGGTAATGAAGAGCAAGTCCGAAAAGCCACTTTGGATATGATGGCCGAATTTCAAGGAAGTCGTCATATAGCTAACTTGGGACATGGACTATATCCGGATATTGATCCCGAAATGGTGAAGGTATTTATCCAAACCGTGAAAGAATTCTAA
- a CDS encoding MOSC domain-containing protein, translating to MNFNLTLQDILIYPIKSLGGIRVQEALVQEKGFQYDRRWMLVDSQKRFVSQREFPKLALLQVGIQDDGLVVFSKVKTEYQISIPFVLADGPKVEVSIWDDQVEAQVVSEEIGAWFSEFIGFDVELVVMPETSQRKVDPRYAVNAESVSFADGMPYLIIGQSSLDDLNSRLEVPVPMDRFRPNLVFVGGQAFLEDELKKIRIGAIEFQIVKPCARCVLTTVDQTTGISGKEPLKTLASYRTIKNKVMFGQNVVALQSGTIRIGDSILPI from the coding sequence ATGAATTTTAACTTGACACTCCAAGATATTTTAATCTACCCCATCAAATCTTTGGGAGGGATTCGGGTACAAGAAGCACTTGTACAAGAAAAAGGCTTTCAATATGATCGAAGGTGGATGCTTGTCGACTCACAAAAGAGATTCGTCTCTCAAAGGGAATTCCCCAAGTTGGCACTTCTGCAAGTAGGGATTCAGGATGATGGGTTAGTAGTATTTTCTAAAGTGAAAACCGAATACCAGATTTCAATTCCTTTCGTTTTGGCGGATGGTCCTAAAGTGGAGGTTTCTATTTGGGATGATCAAGTGGAGGCCCAAGTGGTGAGTGAAGAAATTGGAGCTTGGTTTTCAGAGTTCATAGGATTTGATGTGGAACTAGTCGTGATGCCTGAAACCTCCCAGCGCAAGGTGGATCCCCGCTATGCGGTCAACGCTGAATCGGTGAGTTTTGCAGATGGAATGCCTTATTTAATTATTGGGCAATCTTCATTGGATGATCTTAATTCTAGACTAGAAGTCCCAGTTCCAATGGATCGTTTTCGCCCGAATTTGGTTTTCGTTGGTGGTCAGGCATTCCTTGAGGACGAATTGAAAAAAATTCGAATTGGGGCGATTGAATTTCAAATCGTAAAACCTTGTGCCCGATGTGTGCTCACCACGGTCGATCAAACTACAGGGATATCAGGTAAGGAACCTTTGAAAACACTAGCTAGCTATCGGACTATTAAAAACAAAGTGATGTTTGGTCAAAATGTGGTCGCCTTGCAATCTGGTACCATCCGAATAGGAGATTCGATTTTGCCCATATAA
- the dnaK gene encoding molecular chaperone DnaK produces the protein MGKIIGIDLGTTNSCVAVMEGNEPVVIQNSEGRRTTPSIVAFLDNGNGERKVGDPAKRQAITNPANTISSVKRFMGKKFSEVSEEKKHASYKVEQGSNDTVVVKIGDRSYTPQELSAMILQKMKSTAEDFLGQTVTEAVITVPAYFNDAERQATKEAGQIAGLEVKRIINEPTAAALAYGMDKKNQDMKIAVYDLGGGTFDISILELGDGVFEVKSTNGDVHLGGDDFDQVIIDWLAAEFQAEEQIDLRKDPMALQRLKEAAEKAKIELSSSASTEINLPYITATQTGPKHLVRSLSRSKFEQLSENLVRRSMEPCKKALQDAGLSTSDIDEVILVGGSTRIPKIQEEVEKFFGKKPSKGVNPDEVVAIGAAIQGGVLTGEVKDVLLLDVTPLSLGIETMGGVFTKLIEANTTIPTKKSEVFSTAADNQPAVDIHVLQGERPLAKDNRSIGRFQLSDIPPAPRGVPQIEVTFDIDANGILNVSAKDKGTGKEQKIKIEASSGLSQDDIERMKREAEANAAADKAEKERIEKLNQADSLIFQTEKQLKEFGDKLSDGNKANINSALDALKSAHGSQNLEGVDAAMANLNKAWEAASTEMYNATQGAGPQGQAGPESGASSNDGVADVDFEEVSEDKK, from the coding sequence ATGGGAAAAATTATCGGCATTGACTTGGGTACTACCAACTCCTGCGTTGCAGTAATGGAAGGTAATGAACCTGTAGTCATCCAAAACAGCGAAGGAAGAAGAACTACACCATCCATTGTGGCTTTTCTTGACAATGGAAATGGAGAGCGAAAAGTAGGTGACCCTGCAAAGCGTCAGGCGATTACCAACCCTGCCAACACCATTTCTTCAGTAAAAAGATTCATGGGAAAGAAATTTTCCGAAGTATCTGAGGAGAAAAAACACGCCTCTTACAAAGTAGAACAAGGCTCAAATGACACCGTTGTCGTTAAAATCGGAGACCGTTCTTACACCCCTCAGGAGCTTTCTGCCATGATTCTCCAGAAAATGAAGAGTACAGCAGAAGATTTCTTAGGTCAAACAGTTACTGAAGCGGTTATCACTGTTCCTGCATATTTCAATGATGCGGAACGTCAGGCCACCAAAGAAGCTGGTCAAATTGCTGGACTTGAGGTAAAACGAATCATCAACGAACCAACAGCAGCGGCTTTGGCTTACGGGATGGATAAGAAAAATCAGGACATGAAGATCGCCGTGTATGACCTTGGTGGTGGTACATTCGATATCTCAATCCTTGAATTGGGCGACGGAGTATTTGAGGTTAAATCAACCAATGGTGATGTACACCTAGGTGGAGATGATTTTGACCAAGTCATTATTGACTGGTTGGCAGCTGAATTCCAAGCTGAAGAACAAATCGACCTTAGAAAAGACCCGATGGCTCTTCAGCGATTGAAGGAGGCTGCAGAAAAGGCAAAAATCGAATTGTCTAGCTCCGCTTCCACTGAAATTAACCTTCCTTACATTACAGCTACTCAAACCGGACCTAAGCACTTGGTAAGATCTCTTAGCAGATCCAAGTTTGAGCAACTTTCTGAAAACTTGGTACGAAGATCTATGGAGCCTTGCAAAAAAGCGCTTCAGGATGCTGGCTTAAGCACTTCTGACATTGACGAAGTAATCCTGGTAGGTGGCTCTACCCGAATTCCAAAAATTCAGGAAGAAGTTGAAAAATTCTTCGGCAAAAAACCTTCTAAAGGTGTGAACCCAGATGAGGTTGTGGCTATTGGTGCAGCTATTCAAGGAGGAGTTCTAACGGGTGAAGTTAAAGATGTTCTTCTTTTGGACGTAACTCCACTTTCATTAGGTATTGAGACCATGGGTGGCGTATTTACCAAATTGATTGAAGCAAATACCACCATCCCTACCAAAAAATCAGAGGTATTCTCTACGGCAGCAGACAATCAGCCAGCGGTAGACATCCATGTACTTCAAGGAGAACGACCATTGGCAAAAGACAACCGTTCCATTGGCCGGTTCCAATTGTCAGATATTCCACCAGCTCCACGAGGTGTTCCTCAAATCGAAGTGACCTTCGATATTGACGCCAACGGGATTCTGAATGTATCTGCGAAGGACAAGGGAACTGGAAAAGAGCAGAAGATCAAAATCGAGGCTTCTTCTGGCCTTTCTCAAGATGATATCGAACGAATGAAGCGAGAAGCAGAGGCAAATGCAGCCGCTGATAAGGCTGAAAAAGAAAGAATCGAAAAGTTGAACCAAGCAGATAGCTTGATTTTCCAAACTGAAAAGCAATTGAAGGAATTTGGAGATAAGCTTTCTGATGGAAACAAGGCTAATATTAACAGTGCACTCGATGCTCTTAAGTCAGCCCATGGTTCTCAAAATCTTGAAGGAGTTGATGCCGCTATGGCCAACTTAAACAAGGCTTGGGAGGCTGCTTCTACTGAAATGTATAATGCTACTCAGGGAGCAGGACCACAAGGTCAAGCTGGACCAGAAAGTGGAGCTTCTTCTAATGACGGTGTGGCTGATGTAGATTTTGAAGAAGTGAGCGAGGATAAAAAGTAA
- a CDS encoding co-chaperone GroES, with protein MQLTADNKLKKLIVVGDRVLIRLKKPNEKTGSGLYLPPGVQEKEKVQQGYIIKAGPGYPIPMPVEDHEPWMENDEKVKYVPLQAKEGDLAIFLLSGAHEVIYEGEKYYIVSQGAILMLEREQDL; from the coding sequence ATGCAATTGACTGCAGATAATAAGCTAAAAAAATTAATCGTGGTGGGTGATCGGGTTCTTATAAGACTCAAAAAACCAAACGAGAAAACAGGTTCAGGTTTATACCTGCCGCCAGGGGTTCAAGAAAAAGAAAAAGTCCAACAAGGATACATCATTAAAGCAGGACCAGGATATCCGATTCCAATGCCTGTCGAGGATCATGAGCCATGGATGGAAAATGATGAAAAAGTGAAATATGTACCGCTTCAAGCCAAGGAAGGTGATTTAGCTATATTCTTACTCTCTGGAGCTCATGAAGTGATCTATGAAGGTGAAAAATATTACATCGTCTCTCAAGGTGCGATTTTGATGCTTGAGCGAGAACAAGATCTTTAA
- a CDS encoding porin — MKNLFLLAICTALLSLNTVFAQEETTEETGTLTLSGSVDAYFRTNLNAPNKGEGFQAPASSFANLPGFSLGMANVIATYEGKKVGAVIDLVFGPRGEDAVFGSPLYAGGMAGSSQIVNQLYVYWNVSDKVTLTMGNFNTFLGYEVISPTANFNYSTSYMFSYGPFSHTGLKANFQLSDKFSFLAAVMNPTDMTEFNLNGTYTLGAQLGYSTDAGNTYLNFVYGDQDGRLTDNGGLISGESSLGKTFQVDLTTGFNLSDVMYLGVNTTYNTSASGEVYTGSDIQEIGGDGAGFYGFAGYLQAKPTEKFGIGFRGEYFSVFNSGLEGVVGLDESGKGSVFAGTLSGNIKVGSNLTLIPELRVDSMKEEFFVNKDLNGSKGLASFLLAAVFAF; from the coding sequence ATGAAAAACTTATTTCTACTAGCTATATGTACAGCATTGCTTTCTTTAAACACCGTTTTTGCGCAAGAAGAAACTACTGAAGAAACAGGAACATTGACTCTCTCCGGATCAGTTGATGCTTACTTTAGAACTAACTTAAATGCTCCAAATAAAGGTGAAGGTTTTCAAGCCCCAGCCTCCTCGTTTGCAAATCTTCCTGGGTTTTCCCTTGGAATGGCGAACGTAATTGCAACCTACGAAGGAAAAAAAGTGGGTGCTGTAATTGACTTGGTATTTGGTCCAAGAGGAGAAGACGCTGTATTTGGCTCTCCTCTTTATGCAGGAGGGATGGCAGGAAGCTCCCAAATTGTCAATCAGCTTTACGTCTATTGGAACGTGTCTGATAAGGTGACTTTAACAATGGGTAACTTCAATACCTTCTTAGGTTATGAGGTAATCTCCCCAACAGCCAACTTCAATTATTCTACTTCATACATGTTTTCTTATGGACCATTTTCACATACTGGCCTAAAAGCAAACTTCCAACTTTCGGATAAATTCAGCTTTCTGGCTGCTGTCATGAACCCAACTGATATGACTGAATTCAACTTGAATGGTACCTATACATTGGGAGCACAACTCGGATATTCCACAGATGCAGGAAATACCTACCTCAACTTTGTGTATGGAGATCAAGATGGTCGGTTGACAGATAATGGGGGATTGATTTCAGGAGAATCTTCCTTAGGAAAGACCTTTCAAGTTGATTTAACTACTGGGTTTAATCTTTCAGATGTCATGTACTTAGGTGTCAATACTACTTATAATACATCTGCTTCCGGTGAAGTGTATACAGGTTCTGATATTCAGGAGATTGGCGGCGATGGAGCTGGATTTTATGGCTTTGCAGGTTATTTGCAAGCAAAACCAACTGAGAAATTTGGGATAGGATTTAGAGGTGAGTATTTCTCTGTATTTAATTCAGGACTTGAGGGAGTAGTTGGTTTGGATGAGTCTGGAAAAGGAAGTGTATTTGCGGGAACTTTATCAGGGAATATCAAAGTAGGAAGCAATCTTACGCTAATTCCTGAACTTCGGGTAGACAGTATGAAGGAGGAATTCTTCGTTAATAAAGATTTGAATGGAAGCAAAGGATTGGCTTCCTTCCTGTTGGCAGCAGTTTTTGCCTTCTAG
- a CDS encoding ammonium transporter, with translation MLNFAPLLANDVAAMDLSVELSKNLLTTNNVWMMLSTALVFIMHLGFAGVEAGFGQAKNTVNILFKNTVTPIIGILSYACVGFYLMYPGFDVPGWFNFDSAGWNMFWFSPGSADVTAGYADGGYTYWTDFLFQAMFAATAATIVSGAIAERVKLVAYLIFTLFYVGLIYPLIGSWKWGGGALDAMGFYDFAGSTLVHSVGGWGALAGVILVGPRLGKYVNGKTIEKPGVSIPLAVIGVFLLWLGWFGFNGGSVLSADPGLVSFVLVTTSLAACAGGMGGFFAAYFAFKRLDLGMVLNGILAGLVSITAGADVINPGASILVGFIGGILVVVSAITLDKFKLDDVVGAVSVHLTCGVWGTLAVGIFSTNPDHSFITQLIGVAICGVTAFTAAFLIFFILKKTIGIRVSEEHERLGLDSHEHGIRGYTIVFDE, from the coding sequence ATGTTAAACTTCGCACCCCTGTTGGCCAATGATGTGGCCGCGATGGATTTGTCGGTTGAGCTTTCTAAAAATTTGCTCACGACAAACAATGTCTGGATGATGCTATCCACGGCATTGGTATTTATTATGCACCTCGGCTTTGCCGGAGTAGAGGCGGGATTTGGCCAAGCTAAAAACACGGTCAATATCCTTTTTAAGAATACCGTAACTCCTATCATTGGTATTTTGTCCTATGCCTGTGTCGGCTTCTATTTAATGTATCCAGGCTTTGATGTCCCTGGATGGTTTAATTTTGACTCAGCAGGATGGAATATGTTCTGGTTTTCTCCTGGATCAGCTGATGTGACTGCTGGCTACGCAGATGGAGGATATACCTATTGGACTGACTTTTTATTCCAAGCCATGTTTGCCGCTACAGCCGCTACTATTGTTTCAGGAGCGATAGCTGAGCGAGTCAAATTAGTGGCTTATTTAATTTTCACTTTATTCTATGTAGGCTTGATTTATCCTTTAATCGGAAGCTGGAAATGGGGAGGCGGAGCCTTAGATGCCATGGGCTTCTATGATTTTGCGGGTAGCACCTTAGTTCACTCTGTTGGTGGCTGGGGGGCATTAGCTGGAGTAATCTTGGTAGGTCCTAGATTGGGTAAATATGTAAACGGGAAAACCATCGAAAAGCCAGGGGTAAGTATTCCGCTTGCTGTAATTGGAGTCTTCTTACTTTGGTTAGGTTGGTTTGGATTTAACGGAGGTTCAGTTCTTTCCGCAGATCCCGGCTTGGTTTCCTTTGTGCTGGTCACCACTTCTTTGGCGGCATGTGCAGGTGGAATGGGAGGGTTTTTCGCTGCCTACTTTGCATTTAAGCGATTAGACTTAGGTATGGTTCTCAATGGAATTTTAGCTGGTCTAGTTTCAATCACTGCAGGAGCAGATGTCATCAATCCAGGAGCTTCCATTTTAGTCGGATTCATTGGGGGGATTCTAGTTGTTGTTTCAGCTATTACTTTGGATAAGTTCAAACTCGATGATGTAGTGGGTGCAGTTTCTGTCCATTTGACTTGTGGAGTTTGGGGTACACTCGCGGTTGGTATCTTTTCAACCAACCCAGATCATTCTTTCATTACACAATTAATCGGGGTGGCAATTTGTGGTGTTACCGCATTCACTGCAGCATTCCTCATTTTCTTCATCTTGAAAAAGACCATCGGAATCCGTGTTTCAGAAGAGCACGAAAGATTAGGATTGGATTCCCATGAACACGGAATCCGAGGCTACACAATCGTATTCGACGAATAA